TCGGGGAAGGGCGCAGGGCGTCCGCGTCGTCGGAGAATAGGATCGTCGTCATGCCGTCCCTCCTCTCCACCTGAGCCTGCCTCGCCGAAGCCTTTGGCGGAGGCGGGAGAGGGGGCGGGGGGGTGAGGTTTCGCGGCTCAACATCGGGTCCGGGATCGAGAGCGGGCGCATCCGGTATTCGGCGGGTGCTCGCGCGATCGTGGCTAGTACCGCGCGTGGAAGTCCGCGCGCTTGACCTTCTCGCGGAAGTCGTCGCTCTGGATCTTGATCGTCTGGCACATCTCGTGGAGGCGGCTCCGGAGCGTGTAGCCGATCCGGTCCTCGAGCTTCTCGCGCGCCCCCCCGGTGAGCTCGTCCATGTAGTTCGACGTCGCGATCGTGACGCGTTTGTGGTTGTAACGCGTGTTCAGCAGCGCGTAGAGCATGTCGCGCGCGAAGTCGGAGGGTTTCGTGGCGCCGAGCTCGTCGAGAACGAGGAGCTCCGTCTCGGCGTACGGCGTGATCACGTCTTCCTTCGTCTCCACGGCGTCGCTCTTGAAGGTGGACTGGATCTTCATCAGCAGGTCGGAGAAGTTCACGTACAGCGCCCGGCGCCCCTTCGTCCGCGTGATCTCGTTCAGGATCGCGATCGCGAGGTGGGTCTTTCCGTTTCCCGCCGGGCCGACGAAGAGGAGCCCCGCCTCGACGACGGGGTACGCCGCCGCAAACTCCTGCGCGACCGACTTCGCCTTCTTCAGCGCGAGGTTCGTGTCGTTGAAATCGGAAAAGGAGCAGTCGCGGTACCGCTCCGGGACCTGGGCCGCCTCGAATCGGCGGTGCCGCGATTCTTCCTTCCGGCAGCCGCATTCCCGCGCGATCCGCTCGCCCTCGGCGCTGCGGAGGGTCCATCCCGTTCCGCCGCACTCCGGACATTTCGCCGCGCTCGCCGCCATCGCCCCGGATTGTAGCGCGGACCCGGATGACGAGTCGCGAGTCGGGCCGCTCGCGCGGCAGGCGCGAGTCGACGGATCACGAGTCGGCGCCACCCACCGCGAGGCTCCTCCTGCCGCCGAAACCTTCGGCCGCCGGCGACGTCTCTCGAGCGACCGAAGGAGGTCACGTGCGTATTTCCCGGAGGCTGATTGTCGAATTCCTGCTCCTCGCGATCTCGTCGTCTCTCGGGGCCACGGCCCCGCCATCGGCCGACGAGATCGTCGCCCGGTGCGTCGAAGCGCGGGGCGGCGCGCAACGGCTCGCCGCCATCCACTCGGTCATCTATCGGGGGACCTATCGGGAGGGAACCCACGAGAACGACCATGCCGCGATGGCGCTCATGCGGCCGTATTACAAGCTCGTGGGCGATCCCGAGAAGCCGATCGGCGATTTCGCAGAGGGGTACGACGGAAGCGCGTGGGAGTATTACGGAGACCCCGGGATCGTCCTCCGGACCGTTGGCCCGGCGTCGGCCGCGTCACGCCATGGCCTGTGGATCGACGGCGCGCTCCCCGACTACCGGACGAAGGGCTCGACGATCGAGGTGCTCGGGAAGGAGCCGATCGCCGGCCGCCAGGCGTGGCGCCTACGGCTCACGATGCGGGACGGCTTCGCGGTGGAGGAATTCGTGGACGCGCAGACCTTCCTCGAGATCGCGAACCGCAAGGCCGCGCCGATCCACGCGTTCGGCGAGAAGGTGACGAGCGAGACCCGATTCTCCGATTTCCGTCCCGTCGAGGGCGTGCTTTTCGCGTTTCACAGCGAAGAGGTCGAGATCGCGACCGGCCGGGTGCTGAAT
The nucleotide sequence above comes from Thermoanaerobaculia bacterium. Encoded proteins:
- the zapE gene encoding AFG1/ZapE family ATPase, with translation MAASAAKCPECGGTGWTLRSAEGERIARECGCRKEESRHRRFEAAQVPERYRDCSFSDFNDTNLALKKAKSVAQEFAAAYPVVEAGLLFVGPAGNGKTHLAIAILNEITRTKGRRALYVNFSDLLMKIQSTFKSDAVETKEDVITPYAETELLVLDELGATKPSDFARDMLYALLNTRYNHKRVTIATSNYMDELTGGAREKLEDRIGYTLRSRLHEMCQTIKIQSDDFREKVKRADFHARY
- a CDS encoding tetratricopeptide repeat protein; its protein translation is MRISRRLIVEFLLLAISSSLGATAPPSADEIVARCVEARGGAQRLAAIHSVIYRGTYREGTHENDHAAMALMRPYYKLVGDPEKPIGDFAEGYDGSAWEYYGDPGIVLRTVGPASAASRHGLWIDGALPDYRTKGSTIEVLGKEPIAGRQAWRLRLTMRDGFAVEEFVDAQTFLEIANRKAAPIHAFGEKVTSETRFSDFRPVEGVLFAFHSEEVEIATGRVLNSMQWREIVANRPLEPSVFSPPALHRTPLQTVIDQLYQERDDVEAVRWTYADFRRAHPDVDTDAGMEAAGYQMLKMGAGASAVLILSENARAYPKSTDAAFGLGRAYATTGETAKARAEFERALALDPKNERARKALEVMPR